The following is a genomic window from Thioclava electrotropha.
GTCAGCGCGGTGCCGGACGGATCGAGCGGCTTGCCGAGCGTCACCGGCGTGCCATCGACGAGGATTTCGACCATTTTCGGGTCGTGGTTCGCTTCCGGGAAGGCGCAGACGGCTTCCTTCGCCGAGGCTTCGTCGCGCAGGCTCACCAGATGCGCCGCGCCGGGGGTCGAAGCGTCGCTGGGCGAGAGCGCGCCCATGATGGTCAGCCCGTAATGATCGGCCAGATAGCCATAGGCCGCGTGATAGACGAGGAAGGGTTTATCCGCGACCGGCGCGAATTCAGCCTTGAGCTTGGCGTCGAGCGTCTCGATCCGCGCCTGTGCCTCTTTGGCATTGGCCACGTAGGTGTCGGCATGTTCGGGATCGGCTTTGGAAAGGTCGTCGGCGATCAGGCCGAGCCAAAGCTTCGCATTGTCGGGGTCGAGCCACGCATGGGGATCGGTCATCTGGTCGACCTCGCCGTGGTCGTCGTGCCCCGCCTCGGCGTGATCCTCGTCCTCGTCGAGATCGGCGCTGTGATCATGCGGGTCCTGCGCCGAGAAGCTGCGCACATTCGTGCCGGGGGCGTGCAGCAATTCGACCGATTGGCCCTTCACGCCGACGCCCTCGATCGCGCGTTCGAGCCAAGGCGTCAGGCGCGGGCCGACCCAGAAGACGAGATCGGCATCCTGCAGATCGCGCGCTTGGCTTGGCTTTAGCTGATAGTGATGCGCGTCCGAATTCTGACCGAGCAGCACTTCGGGCTTGCCCAGATCGCCCATCACCTGCGCGACGAGAGACTGCACCGGCGGCACATCGGTGACGACGCTGGGCACTTCGGCTTGGGCGAGCGCGGGCAGCGCGACGAGGGCGCTCACGAGAACGGGAAGGGTGGGGCGCATCGGATGTCTCCTGTCCAACTTGATCTGAGGAGCGGAACATGTATGTTATAAAATCACTCGTCAAGAAGAAATGTGATAAGGTAACGCTCTCGTGGGATCTTCGACCTCTTCCGCCAAGGCTTTCACGCCGCATGACCACAGCCGATGCGCCGGCACGACGCTGGCGCGCGCCGAGGCTGTCGCCGCCGAAAAGGGCGCGCGTCTGACCCCGGTGCGCAAGCGCGCGCTGGAAATTCTGCTGGAAGAACACCGGGCTATGGGGGCCTACGAGGTGCTCGACCGGCTCGCAGAGGATGGGTTCGGCAAGCAGCCGCCCGTCGCCTATCGCGCGCTGGAATTCCTTGTCGAGCACGGTCTTGCGCATCGCGTGCGCCGCCTGAATGCCTTTGCCGCCTGCATGAGCCCGGGCGAGGAACATGCGCCGGTCTTCCTGATCTGCCGCAACTGTGGCGAGGTCGCCGAGGCTGGACCCGAAGAGGGGGCCGAAGAGGTGCGCCACGCGCTGCAGGGCGCGGCCGAGCGGCTGAATTTCCATGTCGAGCGGGCAACCGTCGAGGCGCTGGGGCTCTGCCCGAACTGCGCCGCTGAGGAGGCGCAATGAGCGAATTGATCACGGCGCAGGGCCTGAGCGTGCGCCATGGCGAGGTCGAAGTGCTTCACGGCGTCGACTTCACTATTTCCCCAGGCGAGATCGTTACCGTCGTCGGGCCCAACGGCTCGGGTAAATCGACGCTGATCCGCGCTCTGATCGGGCTGGAGCGCGCCGCGCGCGGCAAGGTGAACCGTCAGGCGGGGTTGCGGATCGGTTACGTCCCGCAAAAGCTGCATGTCGATGCGAGCCTGCCGCTGACGGTGCGCCGCTTCCTGTCGCTGCCCAAGCGCGTCTCGAACGCCCGCGCCGAGGCCGCCCTGGAGCGCACCGGCGTTCCGCATCTGGGCGCGCGGCAGATTTCGCGCCTCTCGGGCGGGCAGTTCCAACGGGTGCTTCTGGCGCGCGCCTTGCTGTCGGAGCCTCAGATCCTGATCCTCGACGAGCCGACGCAGGGCCTCGACCAGCCCGGCACGGCGGGGTTCTACAAGCTGATCGAAGAGGTCCGTCAGGAAACCGGCTGCGCGGTGCTGATGGTCAGTCACGATCTGCACGTCGTGATGTCGGCCTCGGATCGGGTGATCTGCCTCAACGGCCATGTCTGCTGTCAGGGCACGCCGAAGGTGGTGGCCGAGGCACCGGAATATCGCGCGCTGTTCGGGATGGGCACGCAGGGGGCCTTCGCGCTCTATCAGCACAGCCACGATCATGGCGAACATGCGGATCACGCGACCTGCGGCCACGATCACGATCACGCCCATGACGCGGCGCAGGACGGCACTCAAACCCACGGGCAGGCGCATGTTTGACGATTTTCTTTTCCGCGCGGCGTTGGCCGGGATCGGCCTGACCTTCGCGACCGGCCCCTTGGGCTCTTTCGTGGTGTGGCGGCGGATGGCCTATTTCGGCGATGCGACGGCCCATGCGGCGATCCTCGGCGTGGCGCTGAGCTTCGCTTTCGGTATTTCGGTCTATCTCGGCACGCTCGGCGTGGCGCTGGCGATGGCGCTGACCGTCGCGCGGCTTTCTGGGCGCGGCCATGCGATGGACACGCTCTTGGGCGTGCTCGCCCATTCCGCACTGGCCTTCGGCCTCGTTGCGGCGTCGCTGCAATCGGGGCTGCGGGTCGATCTGTCGGCATGGCTGTTCGGCGATATTCTCGCCGTGTCGCGCAGCGACCTCGCCGTGGTCTGGGGCGGCTCGGCCGTGGTCGTGGCGCTGCTGGCATGGCGCTGGCAGGGGCTGCTGACCGCGACGATCAATGACGAGCTGGCGATGTCCTCGGGGCTCGATCCGCGGCGCGAGCAGATGGCGCTGACCATCGCGCTGGCGCTGACCGTGGCGGTGGCGATCAAGATCGTCGGCGCGCTGTTGATCGCGGCACTGCTCATCATCCCGGCGGCCACGGCGCGGCAATTCGCGCGCGGGCCCGAGGCGATGGCCGCGGGCGCGACCGGGGTGGGGATCGCCTCGGTGCTGCTGGGGCTCTGGGGCTCGCTGCAGTTCGACACCCCCGCCGGTCCGTCGATCGTGGCGGCCTCGACCGTGCTCTTCGTGCTGTCCTTGCCGCTGCGTCGCGCGCGCTAAGCCGCGCTGCCGCTTGCCATTTCCCCTCCCGCGCGGTGAGATGCGCGGCAAAGGAGCCCCGATGGATCACCGCAGTTTCAAGACCCCGGCGCAGATTTTCGTCGACCTCGCGGCGGGCAATCCACAGCGCCGCATGGCCTTCGATCCCGCGCAGCGGCGCGCGGCGCTGCAGGCGCTCTCGCGCGCGATCCACGATTGCGAGGCGGAGATCCTCGCGGCGCTGGCCGAGGATTTTTCCAAGCCCGAGGCCGAGATCCGCCTGACCGAAATTCTGCCCGTTCAGGCCGAGATTTCGCACGCGCTGCGCCACCTGAAAACGTGGACGCGAGTGCGCCGGGTCCGCCCGACCCGCGCGATGCTGGGCACCCGCGCGCGGATCGTGCCCGAGCCGAAGGGCACCGCGCTGATCATCGCGCCGTGGAATTACCCGCTGGCGCTGTCGCTCGGGCCGCTGGTTTCGGCCATCGCGGCTGGCTGTGCCGCGATCGTCAAACCGTCCGAGCTGGCCCCGGCCAGCGCTGCCGTGATCGCGCAGATCGTCGAGGAGGCGCTGCCCGCCGATCTCGTGCGCGTGGTGCAGGGCGGGGTCGAGGTCAGTCAGGAACTGCTCGACCAGCCTTTCGATCATATCTTCTTCACCGGCTCGCCGCGGGTGGGCAAGATCGTGATGGCGGCGGCGGCGAAGCATCTCACCTCTGTGACGCTGGAACTCGGGGGCAAATCCCCGGTCATCGTCGGCCCCGGTGCGGATCTGAAAAAGGCCGCGCGGATGATCGCCTGGGGCAAGTTCGCGAATGCCGGTCAGACCTGTATCGCCCCCGATCACGTCTATGTCGCCAAGCAGATCGAAGCGCCGTTTCTGGCCGAGCTGAAAGCCGCGATCGCGCGGATGTATGGCAAGACGGAAGAGGCGCAGGCGGCGTCGCGCGACCTCGCGCGGATCATCAACCCGGATCATTTCGCCCGCCTGATGGGCATGATCGAGAGCGCGCAATCCGCTGGCGCAAAGGCGCTGACCGGCGCCACGAGCGAGGCCGAGAGCCGCTATATCGCGCCGACCGTCCTGATGGGCACCGACCCGTCGATGCGCGTCGAGCAGGAGGAGATTTTCGGCCCTGTTCTGCCGGTCATTCCCTTCGACGATGCGGCGGATGTGGTGGCGCGGATCGAAGCCGGGCCGAAGCCGCTCGCCCTTTATATCTTCGAGCGCGACCGCGGTCTGATCGACCGATTGCGCCGCGCGACCAGTTCGGGCGCGGTCGGCGTCAATGTCGCGCTGGTCCATTACCTGCACCAAAACCTGCCCTTCGGCGGGATCGGGAATTCGGGTGTCGGGGCCGCGCATGGGCATTGGGGCTTCGAGGCCTTCACCCATCTCAAGCCCGTGCTCGAGAACCGTTTCGCGCCGCTTTCGATGCTGATGCCGCCCTATCGCAGCGGACGCATGGCGAAGCTTGCCCAGAAATTCCTGCGCTAAGTCCGACTGCAGATTTCACGCGTGATCGCGTTCCGCCACAAGCCCGTGTAATCGCTCCGGTTGGCGAAATCGCGCCCTAGTTGAACCCTTGTGATTAATAAGAAACAGGGGATTAACCAATGGCATCAACGGAAACGATGGCCGGAGGAGGCAAACTGCGGCGCGACGCCGGGGTCATCGGGCTGCTCTTTGCCTCAACGACGTCGATGATCGGCTCGGGCTGGTTGTTCGGCGCCTATCACGCCTCGAAAATCGCGGGGCCGCTCTCGGTCTGGTCCTGGGTGATCGGGGCTGCGATCATCATGTTGATCGCGCTGTGCTTCGCCGAGCTCTCCACGATGTTCTCCAAATCCGGCGCGCTCGTCCATATGAGCCATGCGAGCCACGGCGCGACGCTGGGACGGCTCTGGGGCTGGATGCTGTTTCTCAGCTATGCGCCGGTGCCCGCGGTCGAGGCCGAGGGGATCGTCACCTATGCCAATAACTACCTGCCCTATTTCCTGCGCGGGGACGGGTCGGGCACGCTGACGCTGGTGGGCTTCATCACCTCTGCGCTGCTCCTGAGCGTGCTGGCGCTGCTGAACCTGCTCGCGATCAAGGCGCTGCTAAAGGTGAACAACACCGTCACGTGGTGGAAGATCGCCGTGCCGCTGATCACCGTGGTCGGGCTGATCGCGGCCTCGTCCCATTGGGGCGTCTGGCATGCGGCACCGGGCACCTACAAGGCGCAGGGCATGTTCACCGCCATTCCGGCCGCAGGGATCGTGTTCTCCTTCCTTGGCTTCCGCACCGCGATCGACCTGGGCGGCGAGAGCGCCAATCCGGGCCGCAATATCCCGATGGCGGTGATCGGCTCGGTCATTCTCGCCGCGATCGTTTATATCCTGCTGCAGGTGGCCTTCATCATGGCGCTCTCGCAGGGCGATCTGGCGAATGGCTGGTCGTCGTTGAGCTTCAAAGGCTCCGCTGGTCCCTTCGCCGGTCTCGCGGCGACGCTGGGCATGGGATGGCTCGCGCTGCTCCTTTACGTCGATGCCTATGTCTCTCCCGGCGGGACGGGGCTGATCTACGTCACCGGCGGCTCGCGTATCCTCTACGCGGTGGGCGACACCGAGAGCGGACCGAGCGCGCTGACCCACACGACCCGCCACGGCGTGCCGTGGCTGGCGGTTGCGGTGATGTGGGCCGTGGGCGTGTTCTTCCTGCTGCCCTTCCCGGCATGGCAACTGCTGGTGGGCTATATCAGCTCGATCACGGTTCTGACCTACGGCCTCGGTCCGATCGTCCTGATGGTGCTGCGCCGCAGCCAACCCGATGCCGAGCGCGCCTTCCGCCTGAAAGGGGCGGAGTTCCTTGCGCCGCTGGCCTTCATCGCGTCGAACCTCGTGATCTACTGGACGGGTTTCTACACCGACTCGATCCTGTTCGGGATGCTGCTCGGGGGCTTCGCGGTCTATGCCGTCGTCTTCCA
Proteins encoded in this region:
- a CDS encoding metal ABC transporter permease translates to MFDDFLFRAALAGIGLTFATGPLGSFVVWRRMAYFGDATAHAAILGVALSFAFGISVYLGTLGVALAMALTVARLSGRGHAMDTLLGVLAHSALAFGLVAASLQSGLRVDLSAWLFGDILAVSRSDLAVVWGGSAVVVALLAWRWQGLLTATINDELAMSSGLDPRREQMALTIALALTVAVAIKIVGALLIAALLIIPAATARQFARGPEAMAAGATGVGIASVLLGLWGSLQFDTPAGPSIVAASTVLFVLSLPLRRAR
- a CDS encoding metal ABC transporter ATP-binding protein, whose product is MSELITAQGLSVRHGEVEVLHGVDFTISPGEIVTVVGPNGSGKSTLIRALIGLERAARGKVNRQAGLRIGYVPQKLHVDASLPLTVRRFLSLPKRVSNARAEAALERTGVPHLGARQISRLSGGQFQRVLLARALLSEPQILILDEPTQGLDQPGTAGFYKLIEEVRQETGCAVLMVSHDLHVVMSASDRVICLNGHVCCQGTPKVVAEAPEYRALFGMGTQGAFALYQHSHDHGEHADHATCGHDHDHAHDAAQDGTQTHGQAHV
- a CDS encoding zinc ABC transporter substrate-binding protein, whose amino-acid sequence is MRPTLPVLVSALVALPALAQAEVPSVVTDVPPVQSLVAQVMGDLGKPEVLLGQNSDAHHYQLKPSQARDLQDADLVFWVGPRLTPWLERAIEGVGVKGQSVELLHAPGTNVRSFSAQDPHDHSADLDEDEDHAEAGHDDHGEVDQMTDPHAWLDPDNAKLWLGLIADDLSKADPEHADTYVANAKEAQARIETLDAKLKAEFAPVADKPFLVYHAAYGYLADHYGLTIMGALSPSDASTPGAAHLVSLRDEASAKEAVCAFPEANHDPKMVEILVDGTPVTLGKPLDPSGTALTYGPGLYNDLMQGMADTITACLSQG
- a CDS encoding APC family permease produces the protein MASTETMAGGGKLRRDAGVIGLLFASTTSMIGSGWLFGAYHASKIAGPLSVWSWVIGAAIIMLIALCFAELSTMFSKSGALVHMSHASHGATLGRLWGWMLFLSYAPVPAVEAEGIVTYANNYLPYFLRGDGSGTLTLVGFITSALLLSVLALLNLLAIKALLKVNNTVTWWKIAVPLITVVGLIAASSHWGVWHAAPGTYKAQGMFTAIPAAGIVFSFLGFRTAIDLGGESANPGRNIPMAVIGSVILAAIVYILLQVAFIMALSQGDLANGWSSLSFKGSAGPFAGLAATLGMGWLALLLYVDAYVSPGGTGLIYVTGGSRILYAVGDTESGPSALTHTTRHGVPWLAVAVMWAVGVFFLLPFPAWQLLVGYISSITVLTYGLGPIVLMVLRRSQPDAERAFRLKGAEFLAPLAFIASNLVIYWTGFYTDSILFGMLLGGFAVYAVVFHVVQKKSASEFGWGHIGWLALWFGGLWVITALGTSDHALNVLNFWGGMALVAVWSLVVIWFALRAALPAEETGALMERIQRGN
- a CDS encoding aldehyde dehydrogenase family protein, with product MDHRSFKTPAQIFVDLAAGNPQRRMAFDPAQRRAALQALSRAIHDCEAEILAALAEDFSKPEAEIRLTEILPVQAEISHALRHLKTWTRVRRVRPTRAMLGTRARIVPEPKGTALIIAPWNYPLALSLGPLVSAIAAGCAAIVKPSELAPASAAVIAQIVEEALPADLVRVVQGGVEVSQELLDQPFDHIFFTGSPRVGKIVMAAAAKHLTSVTLELGGKSPVIVGPGADLKKAARMIAWGKFANAGQTCIAPDHVYVAKQIEAPFLAELKAAIARMYGKTEEAQAASRDLARIINPDHFARLMGMIESAQSAGAKALTGATSEAESRYIAPTVLMGTDPSMRVEQEEIFGPVLPVIPFDDAADVVARIEAGPKPLALYIFERDRGLIDRLRRATSSGAVGVNVALVHYLHQNLPFGGIGNSGVGAAHGHWGFEAFTHLKPVLENRFAPLSMLMPPYRSGRMAKLAQKFLR
- a CDS encoding Fur family transcriptional regulator produces the protein MGSSTSSAKAFTPHDHSRCAGTTLARAEAVAAEKGARLTPVRKRALEILLEEHRAMGAYEVLDRLAEDGFGKQPPVAYRALEFLVEHGLAHRVRRLNAFAACMSPGEEHAPVFLICRNCGEVAEAGPEEGAEEVRHALQGAAERLNFHVERATVEALGLCPNCAAEEAQ